In the Deltaproteobacteria bacterium genome, CGCTCAGACGCCTTGCCCGCGCCTGACGGCGCGAACAAGTCGCTGGAGCGGAAATTACTCCGACCATAGCTTGCAATTGGAAGCAATCTCTGTCCGTCGTAATTCCGCTCAGCTCAGCCATTCGGTGTCAAAATTTGATGAAAATAGGTGAATATGAAAAAGGTATGCTATATCATAGCTGGTGTAAATGGATCTGGAAAAACAACTTTTGCGAAGGAATTTCTGCCTTTTGAGGCCCGGTGTATAAATTTTGTAAATGCTGACTTAATTGCAGAAGGTCTAGCACCGTTCAGACCAGAAAACGCTGCTATCAAGGCAGCCAAAATAATGATCCAGCAGATAGACGAATGCATCAGAAAAGAGGAATCTTTTGCCTTTGAAACCACACTCAGTGGCAGGAGATATATAAGGAAGATCAAAGAAATGAAGGCAAAAGGATATGATGTTGTTATATACTTCTTAAAGCTAGCCTCAGTGGATCTAGCGATTGAACGTGTAAAGATGAGAGTGCTGCAAGGAGGACACAATGTTCCCGAAAAAGATATCAAACGTCGGTTTGACAGAAGTTGGAACAACTTTGAACATGTCTATAAGCCATTAGTCGATGCCTGGGTTGTTTTTGATACCTCTAGCTATCCACCTATCATTGTAGATAAATCGGAGTAAAGCCATGGAGAAAATTAATGATGATTATGCGGCATTAGGATTGCGGGCATTAAAAAGAGCTGCGGAAAAAGTAGCTGAAAATGCCAGAAAAGATGGCTCAAAAATACCAATATGGCGAAACGGTAGGATTGAGTACATCATTCCAGAAATAGACACCGAACAAGTCGCTGCAGTGGACCGCCGACCCGCTGCGCCTTCGGCTGGCAGGCCGACGGCCTCTGAGCTCTGACGAAATACCATGACAGTAGAATTTAAAGACATAATGGATGCATGGTCTTTCCCCAAAAATGTGGACACACTGAACGACGAACTTGTATAAGCCAGATAGGAGGTGTGTTCACATTTTTTAGGAAAAAACCATTATGCGGAAGGGAAGCGATTTGGCAAACCATAATTTTCTAAGGTTTCGAGGCCGGGGTTCGTGCCAGCACAGCCCCGAAGATTTTGCGTGCCCGTGCCCTCCTAAGGGCACGGGCACATTCATTCAGGGTGGCGGTGGTGGTGGATACGTCATCCACGAGGACCACCGTGCGGCCCCTGACCGCCCCTTGGTTGACCACCTTGAAGGCCCCCCGGAGATTCTTGAGCCTGGCTTGGGCCTGAAGTCTGATCTGGGGCGGGGTATGGCGTGTCCTTCTCAGTGAAAAGGGGTCCAGGTCTCCTGATATCGCCTCTGCCACATACCTTGCGAGGTAGAGGCTCTGGTTGAAACCCCTCTCCCTGAGCCTTTTCGGGTGAAGGGGCACGGGAATGACCAGGGGAGCGTCCAAGTCCTTGAAGCATTTTGCCGTAAAGGTTCCCAGGAGAGGGCCGAGGATCTCAGTCAAGTGGGTCTTCCCCTTGAACTTGAACCGGTGGATGGCTTCGGCCAAGATTCCTTCGTAAAGGTAGGCGCCCCGCGTTTCTT is a window encoding:
- a CDS encoding zeta toxin family protein, encoding MKKVCYIIAGVNGSGKTTFAKEFLPFEARCINFVNADLIAEGLAPFRPENAAIKAAKIMIQQIDECIRKEESFAFETTLSGRRYIRKIKEMKAKGYDVVIYFLKLASVDLAIERVKMRVLQGGHNVPEKDIKRRFDRSWNNFEHVYKPLVDAWVVFDTSSYPPIIVDKSE
- a CDS encoding ComF family protein, which translates into the protein MGIIESFIDLVYPPRCLFCGCFLKEERTRINGRDLLLCPDCLRHLEPAGSPLCPICGRPFPPRTAPNDRVCEECLRSRPFYEETRGAYLYEGILAEAIHRFKFKGKTHLTEILGPLLGTFTAKCFKDLDAPLVIPVPLHPKRLRERGFNQSLYLARYVAEAISGDLDPFSLRRTRHTPPQIRLQAQARLKNLRGAFKVVNQGAVRGRTVVLVDDVSTTTATLNECARALRRARARKIFGAVLARTPASKP